From one Malus sylvestris chromosome 1, drMalSylv7.2, whole genome shotgun sequence genomic stretch:
- the LOC126619356 gene encoding heat shock cognate 70 kDa protein-like, with amino-acid sequence MAGKDEAAGHAIGIDLGTTYSCVAVWQNDHVEIIVNDQGNRTTPSYVAFTNTERLIGDGAFNQVIKNPTNTIFDAKRIIGRRFTDECVQNDIKHWPFKVIGGPSDKPMIVVTYKGVEKQFAAEEISSMILVKMREIAEAYLGSTVKNSVITVPAYFNDSQRQVTKKAGGTAGLNVMRIINEPTAAAIAYGLDRKAGWYSKRNVMIFDLGGGTLDVSLLTIADSIFEVKATAGDTHLGGEDFDNRMVNHCAKQFKRKYNVDVSGNFKALRRLKNACEKAKRRLSFMSETDIDIDCLHQGVDFCLTITRAKFEQLNMDFFGKCMEPVKKCLEDANMDISSVHDVVLAGGSSRIPKVQQLLQEVFKGKELCKGINPDEAVAYGAAVQATVLSGGNLTGKLGDFALVDVTPLSLGVEAREELIMSVVIPRNTRTPVKIIKGFTTCYDNQSDVSFPIYEGESRIARDNNYLGGFELNDIPPAPSGVPKFKVCFDIDENGILHVSAEDKSTGQKKGLTFNCDRRTCEGIETLI; translated from the exons ATGGCGGGAAAAGACGAAGCTGCAGGTCATGCAATCGGGATCGACCTGGGGACAACCTACTCGTGTGTGGCGGTGTGGCAGAATGATCATGTAGAAATCATAGTGAACGATCAGGGCAACAGGACCACTCCATCTTATGTTGCTTTCACAAATACTGAGCGATTGATAGGTGACGGAGCATTCAACCAGGTTATAAAAAACCCAACCAACACCATCTTCG ACGCGAAAAGGATAATCGGTAGGAGGTTCACAGATGAATGTGTTCAAAACGATATAAAGCATTGGCCTTTTAAGGTCATTGGAGGTCCTTCTGACAAGCCAATGATTGTCGTCACATACAAGGGTGTTGAGAAACAATTTGCTGCTGAAGAAATCTCATCTATGATTCTTGTGAAAATGCGAGAGATTGCTGAGGCCTACCTTGGTTCAACTGTGAAAAATTCAGTTATCACAGTCCCTGCTTACTTTAACGACTCACAGCGGCAGGTTACGAAAAAGGCAGGTGGTACTGCTGGCCTAAATGTGATGCGCATCATCAATGAGCCGACTGCTGCAGCCATTGCTTATGGGCTTGACAGGAAGGCCGGTTGGTATAGCAAGAGAAATGTGATGATATTTGATTTGGGCGGGGGAACCTTGGATGTTTCGCTACTTACCATAGCTGACAGTATCTTTGAAGTGAAGGCCACCGCTGGAGACACTCATCTTGGAGGTGAAGATTTCGATAACAGAATGGTCAACCACTGTGCTAAGCAATTCAAGAGGAAGTATAACGTGGACGTTAGTGGAAACTTCAAGGCTCTTAGGAGGTTAAAAAATGCATGTGAGAAAGCAAAGAGGAGGCTTTCATTTATGTCCGAGACTGACATTGACATTGACTGTTTGCATCAGGGTGTTGATTTTTGTTTAACTATTACCCGTGCTAAATTTGAGCAACTCAACATGGATTTCTTCGGCAAGTGCATGGAGCCTGTGAAGAAGTGCCTGGAAGATGCTAACATGGACATAAGCAGCGTCCATGATGTTGTTCTTGCAGGTGGATCTTCTAGAATTCCCAAGGTGCAGCAGCTTTTGCAGGAGGTTTTCAAGGGAAAGGAGCTTTGCAAAGGCATCAATCCAGATGAGGCGGTGGCCTATGGTGCCGCTGTTCAAGCTACTGTCTTGAGTGGTGGCAATCTAACTGGAAAGCTTGGGGACTTCGCACTGGTGGATGTCACCCCTCTCTCACTTGGGGTGGAGGCTCGTGAAGAACTTATCATGTCAGTTGTGATTCCAAGAAACACTAGAACACCGGTCAAAATAATCAAAGGTTTTACTACGTGCTATGACAACCAAAGTGATGTTAGTTTTCCTATATATGAGGGTGAGAGTAGAATTGCAAGAGATAATAACTATTTGGGCGGATTTGAACTCAATGACATTCCTCCAGCTCCCAGCGGTGTTCCTAAATTTAAAGTTTGCTTTGATATTGATGAAAATGGCATCCTGCATGTCTCTGCTGAGGACAAGTCCACCGGCCAAAAGAAGGGGCTCACGTTCAATTGTGACAGAAGAACTTGTGAAGGAATTGAGACATTGATTTAA